One segment of Halococcus agarilyticus DNA contains the following:
- a CDS encoding ABC transporter ATP-binding protein: protein MSNDTDETASDEPRTEETAADETATDETTADASDGATANGTETDGNATGTAATGGTDEATDATTAGASTSTDHPDGLLAVSNLDAGYGELQILDDVDLDVGDGEYVTIVGPNGAGKSTVMKAVFGLATYMDGQIAFDGEDISGNAPETVIRRGLSYVPQNDNVFAGLSVRENLEMGAYILDSVPDEALEDVFERFPILEERQSQRAGTLSGGQQQMLAMGRALMLDPDLLLLDEPSAGLAPDLVDEMFDRVDAINDAGTAVLVVEQNAKEALRRCDRGYVLVQGANRYTDTGDALLGDEQVRREFLGG from the coding sequence ATGAGCAACGACACCGACGAGACGGCGAGTGACGAACCCCGAACCGAGGAGACCGCAGCCGACGAAACCGCGACCGACGAGACGACGGCCGACGCGAGCGACGGGGCCACGGCGAACGGAACGGAAACCGACGGGAACGCGACCGGGACTGCGGCGACCGGCGGCACCGACGAAGCGACGGACGCGACCACTGCCGGGGCGAGTACGTCCACCGATCACCCGGACGGCCTGCTCGCGGTGTCGAACCTCGACGCGGGCTACGGCGAGCTCCAGATCCTCGACGACGTCGACCTCGACGTGGGCGACGGCGAGTACGTCACCATCGTCGGCCCGAACGGCGCGGGGAAGTCGACGGTGATGAAGGCGGTTTTCGGGCTGGCGACGTACATGGACGGCCAGATCGCCTTCGACGGCGAGGACATCAGCGGTAACGCCCCGGAAACGGTCATCCGACGTGGCCTGAGCTACGTCCCCCAGAACGACAACGTGTTCGCGGGGCTCTCGGTCCGCGAGAACCTCGAAATGGGGGCGTACATCCTCGACTCGGTGCCCGACGAGGCCTTAGAGGACGTCTTCGAGCGGTTCCCGATCCTCGAGGAGCGCCAGTCACAGCGCGCAGGAACTCTCTCGGGCGGCCAACAGCAGATGCTGGCGATGGGACGGGCGCTGATGCTCGATCCCGACCTCCTGCTGCTCGACGAGCCGTCGGCGGGGCTCGCGCCGGATCTCGTCGACGAGATGTTCGACCGGGTCGACGCGATCAACGACGCCGGGACCGCCGTGCTGGTCGTCGAGCAGAACGCGAAGGAGGCCCTCAGGCGGTGCGATCGGGGGTACGTCCTCGTCCAGGGGGCGAATCGCTACACCGACACCGGCGACGCGCTGCTCGGCGACGAGCAGGTCCGTCGGGAGTTCCTCGGTGGTTGA
- a CDS encoding ABC transporter substrate-binding protein — MGHEPKRREFLAAVGTAAIAGVAGCSGGGNGDGGNDTGGGDTTESGGGGEATDTEASGGDETTEGGETTEGGMETTEGGETTEGGMETTEGGETTESGNETGGGGGSAEGREIMVGVLQPTTGDLASVGEPIRDAALLPAVQLEDADMAFTINTQAEDTQTDPQAGISAAQALVDAGYPAITGAASSETTIQVAQNVTIPNEVVLTSPASTSPAITELQDNGYVYRTPPSDALQSEVLAQVASERVEASSVSVMYVNNSYGQALADAFASAFGGEVPAQVSFEKAQSSYTSKLQEAMSSGPGALLVIGYPESGNQLFRDYYSNYSRDTTILVTDGLRDSELPGNVGQPLTNVLGTAPLAAGPARDFFTQAFQDEYGSEPGVFTSQAYDATAVQILANAAGGENSGPAVQENMDAVANPPGTEVGPENLAEAIGMAASGEEINYQGASSNLTFDDNGDIAAATYEVFTYTEDGSIEQSDTVQFGGSGGGGGGGNSSAGNNSSG; from the coding sequence ATGGGACACGAACCCAAGCGACGCGAGTTCCTGGCTGCCGTCGGCACGGCTGCTATCGCCGGCGTAGCCGGATGTTCGGGCGGTGGCAACGGCGACGGCGGCAACGATACTGGTGGCGGCGATACCACCGAATCCGGCGGCGGTGGCGAAGCCACCGACACCGAGGCCAGCGGTGGCGACGAAACCACCGAGGGCGGCGAGACCACTGAAGGTGGCATGGAAACGACCGAAGGCGGGGAAACCACCGAGGGGGGGATGGAAACCACCGAGGGTGGCGAGACCACCGAGAGCGGCAACGAGACCGGCGGCGGTGGCGGCAGCGCCGAAGGACGGGAGATCATGGTCGGCGTCCTCCAGCCGACGACGGGCGATCTCGCGTCGGTCGGCGAGCCGATCCGCGACGCCGCGTTGCTCCCGGCGGTCCAGCTCGAGGACGCTGACATGGCGTTCACGATCAACACGCAGGCGGAGGACACCCAGACCGACCCGCAGGCTGGCATCAGTGCCGCTCAGGCGCTGGTCGACGCGGGCTATCCCGCCATCACGGGGGCGGCCTCCTCGGAGACCACGATCCAGGTGGCCCAGAACGTCACCATCCCGAACGAGGTCGTGCTGACCTCGCCCGCGAGCACCTCGCCCGCGATCACGGAGCTGCAGGACAACGGCTACGTCTACCGGACGCCGCCGAGCGACGCGCTCCAGAGCGAGGTGCTCGCCCAGGTCGCGAGCGAGCGCGTCGAGGCTTCGTCGGTGTCGGTGATGTACGTCAACAACTCCTACGGCCAGGCGCTCGCCGACGCGTTCGCGTCGGCGTTCGGCGGCGAGGTGCCGGCACAGGTGTCCTTCGAGAAGGCCCAGTCCTCCTACACCTCGAAGCTCCAGGAGGCGATGTCCTCGGGTCCGGGCGCACTGCTGGTGATCGGCTACCCCGAGAGCGGCAACCAGCTGTTCCGGGACTACTACTCGAACTACAGCCGCGACACCACGATCCTCGTGACCGACGGCCTGCGCGACTCCGAGCTGCCGGGCAACGTCGGCCAGCCGCTGACCAACGTCCTCGGCACGGCCCCGCTCGCGGCCGGTCCGGCACGGGACTTCTTCACCCAGGCGTTCCAGGACGAGTACGGCAGCGAACCCGGCGTGTTCACCTCGCAGGCGTACGACGCCACCGCGGTCCAGATCCTCGCGAACGCCGCCGGCGGCGAGAACAGCGGCCCGGCGGTCCAGGAGAACATGGACGCGGTCGCCAACCCGCCCGGGACGGAGGTCGGCCCGGAGAACCTCGCCGAGGCGATCGGGATGGCCGCGAGCGGCGAGGAGATCAACTACCAAGGGGCGTCGAGCAACCTCACGTTCGACGACAACGGCGACATCGCCGCCGCGACCTACGAGGTGTTCACGTACACCGAGGACGGCAGCATCGAACAGTCAGACACCGTTCAGTTCGGCGGCAGCGGTGGCGGTGGCGGCGGTGGCAACAGCAGCGCCGGCAACAACAGCAGCGGATAG
- a CDS encoding CBS domain-containing protein, whose protein sequence is MSSAVTVRDVMTREFVGVSESDGVVETVELLLEEGAECAIVLRGRDALGMLSERDALSLVASDTDPAATTVADVMSDGVVQVSSGESLAAAAGTMEREGVRWLLAIEEEDPVGVVTAHDVVVASTLVPEADTGTGPASTATDPEAEYDTQGICEACGALARDLVSVNGQLVCPNCRET, encoded by the coding sequence ATGAGTAGTGCTGTCACCGTGCGCGACGTGATGACCCGCGAGTTCGTGGGGGTGAGCGAGAGCGACGGGGTGGTCGAGACGGTCGAGCTCCTGCTCGAGGAGGGCGCGGAGTGTGCGATCGTGCTCCGGGGTCGCGACGCGCTCGGCATGCTGAGCGAACGCGACGCGCTCTCGCTGGTGGCGAGCGACACCGACCCGGCGGCGACGACCGTCGCGGACGTCATGTCCGACGGCGTGGTTCAGGTCTCCTCCGGAGAGTCGCTCGCGGCGGCGGCGGGAACGATGGAGCGCGAGGGTGTCCGGTGGCTCCTCGCGATCGAGGAGGAGGACCCGGTCGGCGTGGTGACCGCCCACGACGTCGTGGTCGCCTCGACGCTGGTGCCCGAGGCCGACACCGGAACCGGGCCGGCGTCGACAGCGACCGATCCCGAGGCGGAGTACGACACCCAGGGGATCTGTGAGGCCTGTGGCGCGCTCGCCCGCGATCTCGTGAGCGTGAACGGACAGCTCGTCTGTCCGAACTGTCGCGAGACGTAA
- a CDS encoding GTP cyclohydrolase III, with translation MTNTQVTLIQLDNYGPWTVTPEPRREVDLQTMQSRLYADLSQLFGNRDGYVFFSRFDNMIAVTNGLDTDDHALIQESVANRYPVTVSLSIAADPAPIAALGTATDQLQDAGSAQDKDRRSVLRGDPLADADRTDDDLRIAHFDVNDATGQYTDELNEFDTFINIEQGYAELMRYMRRAHDSLSFFVGGDNVIAVCAGMTAEEYRDAVSHVRETVDVELKVGVGEGATAHEAGMDAKHALEACRHDGRAVVIDD, from the coding sequence ATGACGAACACGCAGGTGACGCTCATCCAGCTCGACAACTACGGGCCGTGGACGGTCACGCCCGAACCGCGCCGCGAGGTCGACCTCCAGACGATGCAGTCCCGGCTGTACGCCGATCTCTCCCAGCTGTTCGGCAACCGCGACGGCTACGTCTTCTTCTCGCGGTTCGACAACATGATCGCGGTCACCAACGGGCTCGACACCGACGACCACGCCCTGATCCAGGAGTCGGTCGCCAACCGGTATCCGGTGACGGTGAGCCTGAGCATCGCGGCCGATCCCGCGCCGATCGCGGCGCTCGGGACCGCGACGGACCAGCTCCAAGACGCTGGCAGCGCCCAGGACAAGGATCGCCGATCCGTGCTCCGTGGCGATCCGCTCGCCGACGCCGACCGGACGGACGACGACCTCCGGATCGCCCACTTCGACGTGAACGACGCCACCGGCCAGTACACCGACGAGCTCAACGAGTTCGACACGTTCATCAACATCGAACAGGGGTACGCCGAGCTGATGCGGTACATGCGGCGGGCCCACGACTCCCTTTCCTTCTTCGTCGGTGGCGACAACGTCATCGCGGTCTGTGCGGGGATGACTGCCGAGGAGTACCGCGACGCGGTCTCGCACGTCCGCGAGACGGTCGACGTCGAGCTCAAAGTCGGCGTCGGGGAAGGAGCCACCGCCCACGAGGCGGGGATGGACGCGAAACACGCCCTTGAAGCGTGTCGCCACGACGGTCGGGCGGTCGTGATCGACGACTGA
- a CDS encoding methyltransferase, giving the protein MSGPDGRFQRYLAAKRTVDDRALDRQVLDRLATAAARLDDEAGARALRVLDVGAGTGATLERLVERDVLPDAVEYTLVDHQTANVDAARERLSRWAADAGHDVTAIDDELRIENDDRRIEIEPVTADAFEYVERDTWDLLVGQAFLDLFDTRNAFDALRDGLRPGGCWYFPITFDGGTILSPPVDPELDTRIERAFHAHIDDGGDSHAGRHLLARASETDTVLAAGGSDWVVHPRSGAYPDDEAFFLRYIVDTIAGALNETGKFEPRTLAGWVAARHRQIDRGELTYVAHQLDVLGRVPAER; this is encoded by the coding sequence ATGTCGGGCCCTGACGGGCGGTTCCAGCGGTATCTCGCCGCGAAGCGGACGGTCGACGACCGCGCGCTCGACCGTCAGGTGCTCGATCGGCTGGCCACCGCGGCGGCGAGACTCGATGACGAAGCGGGCGCGCGAGCGCTCCGCGTGCTCGATGTCGGTGCGGGAACGGGGGCGACGCTCGAACGCCTCGTCGAGCGCGACGTGCTCCCGGACGCCGTCGAGTACACGCTGGTCGACCACCAGACGGCGAACGTCGACGCCGCACGCGAACGCCTGTCGCGCTGGGCCGCCGACGCGGGCCACGACGTCACCGCGATCGACGACGAGCTTCGCATCGAGAACGACGACCGACGAATCGAGATCGAACCGGTTACTGCGGACGCCTTCGAGTACGTCGAGCGCGACACGTGGGACCTGCTGGTCGGCCAGGCGTTCCTCGACCTGTTCGATACCCGGAACGCGTTCGACGCCCTCCGCGATGGGCTCCGTCCCGGCGGCTGCTGGTACTTCCCGATCACCTTCGACGGCGGAACGATCCTCTCCCCACCTGTGGATCCCGAACTCGACACGAGGATCGAGCGGGCCTTTCACGCCCACATCGACGACGGCGGCGACAGCCACGCCGGCCGCCACCTCCTCGCCCGTGCAAGCGAGACGGACACGGTGCTCGCCGCCGGCGGCTCCGACTGGGTTGTCCATCCCCGATCGGGGGCGTACCCCGACGACGAGGCGTTCTTCCTCAGATACATCGTGGACACGATCGCGGGCGCGCTCAATGAAACAGGGAAGTTCGAACCGAGGACGCTCGCCGGCTGGGTCGCGGCACGCCACCGCCAGATCGATCGGGGCGAACTGACCTACGTCGCCCATCAGCTCGACGTGCTCGGTCGCGTCCCGGCGGAGCGTTGA
- a CDS encoding glycosyltransferase family 4 protein, which produces MNVGLVCYGDLDTNTGGFRYDRKLVEGLRERGDRVEVIELPWRDYARGLLDGLSTRLLDRIDAPVDVLLQDELAHPSLVGLNARLRARRDIPIVTIVHHLRSSEAHPLPAKGLYRAVERRYLAGVDGAICNSEATRETVEDLATVETTVAPPAGDRFDPVIDPAAIEARVRESGPLRVVFVGSLVPRKGLHTLIEGLSRLPDERWRLHVVGSPDANPRYASSIRRLVAGLGVDDRVTFAGELPDGALRDALSRSHVLAMPSTHEGFGIAYLEGMSFGLPALATTAGGARAVVTHGETGFLLRPGDPGTVARAVRTLEADRERLAEMGTAARERYTAWPTWAETTDRVRAFLDGVVADSAEPMERPQHRNPSGRPNHVGP; this is translated from the coding sequence ATGAACGTCGGCCTCGTGTGCTACGGCGACCTCGACACCAACACCGGCGGGTTCCGGTACGACCGCAAGCTCGTCGAGGGCCTGCGCGAACGCGGCGATCGCGTCGAGGTGATCGAACTCCCGTGGCGCGACTACGCACGTGGGCTGCTCGACGGCCTCTCGACACGGCTGCTCGACCGGATCGACGCTCCCGTCGATGTCCTGCTCCAGGACGAACTTGCACATCCCTCACTCGTCGGGCTCAATGCGCGGCTGCGCGCCAGGCGCGACATCCCGATCGTCACTATCGTCCACCACCTCCGCAGCAGCGAGGCCCACCCACTCCCCGCAAAGGGGCTGTACCGCGCGGTCGAGCGCCGCTACCTCGCCGGCGTCGATGGCGCGATCTGCAACAGCGAGGCGACACGCGAAACGGTCGAAGACCTCGCCACGGTCGAGACGACGGTCGCGCCGCCGGCGGGCGATCGGTTCGACCCCGTCATCGACCCGGCCGCGATCGAGGCCCGTGTCCGGGAATCGGGCCCGCTCCGCGTGGTCTTCGTCGGAAGTCTCGTTCCCCGAAAGGGACTCCACACCCTGATCGAGGGGCTGTCGCGGCTCCCCGACGAACGCTGGCGGCTCCACGTCGTCGGGAGCCCGGACGCGAACCCGAGATACGCCTCGTCGATCCGTCGGCTGGTCGCCGGGCTCGGCGTCGACGACCGCGTGACGTTCGCGGGCGAACTCCCTGACGGCGCGCTCCGGGACGCTCTCAGCAGGAGTCACGTGCTCGCGATGCCCTCGACCCACGAGGGGTTCGGGATCGCGTACCTCGAAGGGATGAGCTTCGGCCTGCCGGCGCTCGCCACGACCGCCGGCGGGGCGCGAGCGGTCGTCACCCACGGCGAGACCGGATTCTTGCTCCGCCCCGGCGATCCCGGCACGGTGGCGCGCGCCGTCCGAACGCTCGAAGCCGATCGCGAACGCCTGGCCGAGATGGGAACGGCGGCCCGCGAACGCTACACGGCGTGGCCGACGTGGGCCGAGACCACCGACCGGGTTCGAGCGTTTCTCGACGGGGTCGTTGCGGACAGTGCCGAACCGATGGAACGACCACAGCACCGAAATCCCTCCGGGAGGCCGAATCATGTCGGGCCCTGA
- a CDS encoding 6-pyruvoyl trahydropterin synthase family protein, with protein MYTVSVMADFVAQHYLTVPDPGPEGEVHSHHYEAELTLSGPELDEYDYLVDIEAVEGVLAEIRARYEDELLNERPKFEGHNPSVEHFARVVWGLAADELDTDHLSTLTVTIWEDDDAWAAYEESV; from the coding sequence ATGTACACGGTCAGCGTGATGGCGGATTTCGTCGCCCAGCACTACCTCACGGTGCCCGATCCCGGGCCCGAAGGCGAGGTCCACTCCCATCACTACGAGGCCGAACTCACGCTTTCGGGTCCCGAACTCGACGAGTACGACTACCTCGTCGATATCGAAGCGGTCGAAGGGGTGCTCGCCGAGATCCGAGCGCGCTACGAGGACGAACTGCTCAACGAACGCCCGAAATTTGAGGGCCACAACCCGAGCGTCGAGCACTTCGCGCGCGTCGTCTGGGGGCTCGCGGCCGACGAACTCGACACCGACCACCTCTCGACGCTCACGGTCACCATCTGGGAGGACGACGACGCGTGGGCCGCCTACGAGGAGTCGGTGTGA
- a CDS encoding zinc-dependent alcohol dehydrogenase gives MTARSLYFTDPSALELRETAVPEPADEEVRVRTAASAISAGTELLVYRGEVPESMAADESIDALDGDFEYPLQYGYAAVGRVTAVGSDVDDAWLDRRVFGFNPHESHFVTTPAALREVPEALSDAEAALLANAEAAVNFLLDGRPAIGERVAVFGQGVVGLLTTALLADLPLETLVTVDGYERRRALSMSLGADAAIDPDDDLDARFDGHEPPRGADLAYELSGQPDALDDAIGVVGTAGQVVIGSWYGTKPMNLDLGGTFHRSRIRLQSSQVSTVDPVDRGRWSKERRLGEACRLLERIDAERFITHRVPIERADDAYRLLDERPREAIGVLLTY, from the coding sequence ATGACGGCGCGCTCGCTGTACTTCACCGATCCGAGCGCGCTCGAACTCCGCGAGACGGCGGTCCCGGAACCGGCCGACGAGGAGGTGCGAGTCCGCACGGCGGCGTCGGCCATCAGCGCCGGCACGGAGCTGCTGGTGTACCGCGGCGAGGTGCCGGAATCGATGGCGGCCGACGAGTCGATCGACGCGCTCGACGGCGACTTCGAGTACCCGCTCCAGTACGGCTACGCAGCCGTCGGCCGGGTGACGGCCGTCGGCAGCGACGTCGACGACGCGTGGCTCGATCGTCGGGTGTTCGGGTTCAACCCCCACGAGAGCCACTTCGTCACCACGCCGGCGGCACTCCGCGAGGTTCCCGAGGCCCTCTCGGACGCCGAGGCCGCGCTGCTGGCGAACGCCGAGGCCGCCGTCAACTTCCTCTTGGATGGCCGGCCCGCGATCGGCGAGCGCGTCGCGGTGTTCGGCCAGGGCGTCGTCGGCCTCCTCACCACCGCGTTGCTCGCCGACCTCCCGCTCGAAACGCTGGTCACCGTCGACGGCTACGAGCGCCGGCGGGCGCTGTCGATGTCGCTCGGAGCCGACGCCGCGATCGATCCGGACGACGACCTCGACGCGCGCTTCGACGGTCACGAGCCACCTCGCGGCGCGGATCTCGCCTACGAACTCTCGGGCCAGCCCGACGCGCTCGACGACGCCATCGGCGTCGTGGGCACCGCCGGTCAGGTGGTCATCGGGTCGTGGTACGGCACGAAACCCATGAATCTCGATCTCGGGGGGACCTTCCACCGGAGTCGGATCCGCCTCCAGAGCAGCCAGGTCAGCACCGTCGATCCCGTCGACCGCGGCCGGTGGTCGAAGGAACGCCGGTTAGGCGAGGCCTGCCGACTCCTCGAACGGATCGACGCCGAACGGTTCATCACCCATCGGGTCCCGATCGAGCGGGCCGACGACGCCTATCGCCTCCTCGACGAACGCCCGAGAGAGGCGATCGGGGTGCTCCTCACCTACTAA
- a CDS encoding NAD-dependent epimerase/dehydratase family protein: protein MSSPSEGDERLVEPGSMLVTGGTGFLGLHTCQYFKERGWDVTALDLKPFKDEDEIEGVEYIEGDVRDEESIREAIETTGADAVVHTAAALPLWDDRRIRETTIDGTRNTLWAAKEEGVDRVVYVSSTAVYGTHDSHPITEESPLDGVGAYGEAKIEAEKICEDFRRMGECVSVLRPKTFIGPQRLGVFQVLFDWIESGANVPMVGWGTNKYQLMHVYDLVRAMEFMFAKDEADVNTVFNVGADEFGTMKEDFQAPIDYAGTGKRTIGTPTPLTVFALRVLEKLNLSPLYPWVYETAHEDSYVSVEKLKSLGWEPNYSNKEALVETYEWYLDNYEEPEREDDATGLDHRVAWDQGALALVKGVFKRI, encoded by the coding sequence ATGTCATCTCCCTCCGAAGGCGACGAGCGACTCGTGGAGCCAGGGTCGATGCTGGTCACCGGCGGCACCGGCTTCCTCGGACTCCACACCTGCCAGTATTTCAAGGAACGTGGCTGGGACGTGACCGCGCTCGATCTCAAGCCGTTCAAGGACGAGGACGAGATCGAGGGCGTCGAGTACATCGAGGGCGACGTCCGCGACGAGGAGAGCATCCGCGAGGCGATCGAGACGACCGGCGCGGACGCGGTGGTTCACACCGCCGCCGCGCTCCCGCTGTGGGACGACCGGCGCATCCGCGAGACCACCATCGACGGCACCCGGAACACCCTCTGGGCCGCGAAGGAGGAGGGCGTCGATCGCGTTGTCTATGTCTCCTCGACGGCGGTCTACGGCACGCACGACTCCCATCCGATCACCGAGGAGTCGCCGCTCGACGGCGTCGGGGCGTACGGCGAGGCGAAGATCGAGGCCGAGAAGATCTGCGAGGACTTCCGCCGGATGGGCGAGTGTGTCTCCGTGCTCCGCCCGAAGACGTTCATCGGTCCCCAGCGCCTCGGGGTCTTCCAGGTCCTCTTCGACTGGATCGAATCGGGCGCGAACGTCCCGATGGTCGGGTGGGGGACGAACAAGTACCAGCTCATGCACGTCTACGACCTCGTCCGCGCGATGGAGTTCATGTTCGCGAAGGACGAAGCGGACGTGAACACCGTCTTCAACGTCGGTGCCGACGAGTTCGGCACGATGAAGGAGGACTTTCAGGCCCCGATCGACTATGCAGGCACCGGCAAGCGCACGATCGGGACGCCCACGCCGCTCACCGTGTTCGCGCTCCGCGTCCTCGAAAAGCTGAACCTCTCGCCGCTGTACCCGTGGGTGTACGAGACCGCCCATGAGGACTCCTACGTGTCGGTCGAGAAGCTGAAATCGCTCGGCTGGGAGCCCAACTACTCGAACAAGGAGGCGCTCGTCGAGACCTACGAGTGGTATCTCGACAACTACGAGGAGCCCGAACGCGAGGACGACGCCACGGGGCTGGACCACCGAGTCGCGTGGGATCAGGGTGCGCTCGCGCTCGTGAAGGGCGTGTTCAAGCGGATCTGA
- a CDS encoding UbiA prenyltransferase family protein — protein sequence MAEAQTHQASLAQTAAGLAREIRPWQWYKQAVLLIAIVFSGRLFDPLAWGQVAIGVAAFCAVAGATYIFNDISDVEADRRHPEKRKRPIASGQVSVPTAAAFGVGLLLFGFALSYALGGLFVLIVATYLVQNAAYSLYLKDVVLVDVLLIAIGFVLRAVAGVVAIGVKLSPWLVVCTFLAALLLALGKRRHEFAASANPAETRATLDEYTPETLDQLLVVVISTLLISYSIYTFTGAKLAMMLTLPFAFFGVFRYHHLVHTTNGVAASPGSLLFDRQSLLNLALWGIVAVVVLYGRPRAWLVGLVG from the coding sequence ATGGCCGAGGCACAGACACATCAGGCGAGCCTCGCGCAGACGGCCGCCGGGCTCGCCCGCGAGATCCGCCCGTGGCAGTGGTACAAGCAGGCGGTGCTCCTGATCGCGATCGTGTTCTCAGGCCGGCTGTTCGATCCCCTCGCGTGGGGACAGGTCGCGATCGGCGTCGCGGCGTTCTGTGCGGTCGCCGGCGCGACCTACATCTTCAACGACATCAGCGACGTCGAGGCCGATCGCCGCCACCCCGAAAAGCGAAAACGCCCGATCGCCAGCGGCCAGGTGAGCGTGCCGACCGCGGCCGCGTTCGGCGTCGGCCTCCTCCTGTTCGGGTTCGCGCTGTCGTACGCCCTTGGGGGATTGTTCGTGCTGATCGTGGCGACGTATCTCGTCCAGAACGCCGCGTACTCGCTGTACCTGAAGGACGTGGTGCTCGTCGACGTGCTCCTGATCGCCATCGGGTTCGTGCTCCGGGCGGTCGCGGGCGTGGTCGCGATCGGGGTCAAGCTCAGCCCGTGGCTCGTGGTCTGTACCTTCCTCGCCGCACTCCTGCTCGCGCTCGGCAAGCGCCGCCACGAGTTCGCGGCGAGCGCGAACCCGGCCGAGACCCGCGCGACGCTCGACGAGTACACGCCCGAAACGCTCGACCAGCTGCTCGTGGTCGTCATCTCCACGCTCCTCATCTCCTATTCGATCTACACCTTCACGGGCGCGAAGCTCGCGATGATGCTCACGCTCCCCTTCGCCTTCTTCGGCGTCTTTCGATACCACCACCTCGTTCACACCACGAACGGGGTCGCCGCGTCGCCGGGATCACTACTCTTCGACCGCCAGTCGCTGCTCAACCTCGCGCTCTGGGGGATCGTCGCGGTCGTCGTGCTCTACGGACGCCCGCGGGCGTGGCTCGTCGGGCTGGTCGGATGA
- a CDS encoding PHP domain-containing protein: MSRSRSRYDLQVHTDASPCSATSPAAVARAAEKADLDGIVVTDHDTLANVDRVRSCAPDDLDVVSGVEVTTTQGHLLGIDVERAPPQTDPLSVIDDIHDQDGLTVLSHPFDALRQIYDTDLAELAAAVDGVEAINARCVRESFNREAQAFAAHHDLATTGGSDAHFPMEVGRAYTECEGSLREAIRSGTTVPQGRGRYLSGHVATKLHQARRAVAGWR; the protein is encoded by the coding sequence ATGAGTCGGTCGCGCTCGCGGTACGACCTCCAGGTCCACACCGACGCCTCGCCGTGCTCGGCGACGTCACCCGCAGCGGTCGCCCGCGCAGCCGAGAAGGCCGATCTCGACGGGATCGTCGTCACCGATCACGACACGCTCGCAAACGTCGATCGCGTTCGATCGTGCGCACCTGACGATCTCGATGTCGTCTCGGGCGTCGAAGTCACGACCACTCAGGGCCACCTCCTCGGGATCGACGTCGAGCGCGCACCTCCCCAAACCGATCCGCTCTCCGTGATCGACGACATCCACGACCAGGACGGACTGACGGTGCTCTCCCATCCGTTCGACGCGCTCCGCCAGATCTACGACACCGATCTCGCCGAACTCGCGGCGGCGGTCGACGGCGTCGAAGCGATCAACGCACGGTGTGTTCGCGAGTCGTTCAACCGCGAAGCCCAGGCGTTCGCCGCCCACCACGACCTCGCGACGACCGGCGGCAGCGATGCGCACTTCCCGATGGAGGTCGGGCGCGCGTACACCGAGTGTGAGGGATCGCTCCGCGAGGCCATCCGATCCGGCACGACCGTTCCGCAGGGTCGCGGCCGATATCTCTCGGGCCACGTCGCCACCAAGCTGCACCAAGCACGCCGCGCGGTCGCGGGGTGGCGGTGA